In Litoreibacter ponti, the genomic stretch GCTGATTTCGTCCGACCTGCACCGCGCGCGCGCCACGGCGGACGCCATCGCCGGCCGCCGCCGCCGCCTGCCCCATGATCCCGCGCTTCGGGAACTGGATTTCGGCGTCTGGGACGGCAAGCATTTCTCCGACGTGGCCAAGACGCATCCCGAACTGTCGCGCCAGTATTGGGAACAGCCGGGCGACATCCGCGCCCCCGGTGGCGAAAGCTGGAACGATCTGCACGCCCGGCTGACCCCGGCGGTGGAGCGGCTGATTGCCGACCATATCGGCGATATCGTCATCGTGGCCCATATGGGCGTGATCATGTCCCAGATCGAGCGCGCGATGGGCGTGACCCCCTACAAGGCGATGTCGCACCGGATCGAGCCGCTGTCGGTCACCCGGATCGACGTTGCGCGAACGGGCTGGCGGATCGGGGCGATCAATCACGAGCCGTGACGGCGCAAAACACAAATGTTCATTTCCGTGCGGACGCGCGCGCGGATTAGGCTCGCCCGCATGACCTATGATCTTCTTATCGGCGACCGGGCCTATTCCAGCTGGTCGCTCCGGGGTTGGCTTCTGTTCGCGAAGTTCGGCCTCGATGTGAACCTGTCGACGACCCGCATCTACGGGCCCGACTTCCGCGCTGACCTGGCCGCCTTTGCCCCGGCGCGCAGCGTTCCCGTGATCCGCCTGCCCGAGGGGCCGGTGGTCATGGATACGCTCGCGATTGCCGAGACGCTGGCCGAGCGCCACCCCGACCTGCCGTTCTGGCCCAGGGACCCGGCCGCCCGCGCGCTGGCGCGCGGGATCACCGCAGAGATGCATTCTAGCTTCACCACCCTGCGCAGCACCTGTCCGATGAACATGCGCAACGTCTGGACCGGCATAACCCCGGACGAGGCGCTGAAAGCCGATCTCGACCGGATCGAGATGCTTTGGAGCGCCGCGCGCGCCCATGCGCCGGAGGGCCCGTGGTTGTTTGGCGACTATTCCATCGCCGACGCCTTCTACGCACCGGTCGCGGTGCGCATGGTGGGCTTCAGCCTGCCGGTCAGCGACAAGGCGCGCACCTATTGCGAGACGGTGATCAGCGATCCAACCTTCCTCCAATGGCGGCGTCTGGCCATGAAGGAGGAGCCGCTCACGGTCTACGACCAGCCCTACGACAAGGCGCCTTGGCCCGGGCCG encodes the following:
- a CDS encoding histidine phosphatase family protein, which encodes MTRLWWVRHGPTHEKAFTGHRDVPADLSDAAKIARLDAHLPSEAVLISSDLHRARATADAIAGRRRRLPHDPALRELDFGVWDGKHFSDVAKTHPELSRQYWEQPGDIRAPGGESWNDLHARLTPAVERLIADHIGDIVIVAHMGVIMSQIERAMGVTPYKAMSHRIEPLSVTRIDVARTGWRIGAINHEP
- a CDS encoding glutathione S-transferase; translated protein: MTYDLLIGDRAYSSWSLRGWLLFAKFGLDVNLSTTRIYGPDFRADLAAFAPARSVPVIRLPEGPVVMDTLAIAETLAERHPDLPFWPRDPAARALARGITAEMHSSFTTLRSTCPMNMRNVWTGITPDEALKADLDRIEMLWSAARAHAPEGPWLFGDYSIADAFYAPVAVRMVGFSLPVSDKARTYCETVISDPTFLQWRRLAMKEEPLTVYDQPYDKAPWPGPE